From the genome of Oscillospiraceae bacterium, one region includes:
- a CDS encoding LysM peptidoglycan-binding domain-containing protein: MDIMKKIVIKNKFRFICFLLVVFTLLSILLVSVSDFGKVYSKSYDRFATYFVESGDTLWEIAEKNNINNKDLRKLIFEIRELNGIDSNLYIGQEIIIPL; this comes from the coding sequence ATGGATATTATGAAAAAAATAGTTATAAAAAACAAATTCAGATTTATATGTTTCTTACTTGTTGTATTTACACTTTTATCAATATTATTAGTTTCAGTTTCAGATTTTGGAAAGGTTTATTCCAAGTCTTATGACAGATTTGCTACATACTTTGTTGAAAGCGGAGATACCTTATGGGAAATTGCTGAAAAAAATAATATAAATAACAAAGATTTAAGAAAACTTATTTTTGAAATAAGAGAACTTAATGGCATTGATTCCAACCTTTATATAGGTCAGGAAATTATAATTCCACTTTAA